The following proteins come from a genomic window of Flavobacterium eburneipallidum:
- the radA gene encoding DNA repair protein RadA translates to MAKVKTTFFCQNCGAQYSKWQGQCNSCKEWNTIAEEIIQKEEKVAWKSESGSTSKAPKPLRINEIDSTQEIRMDTTDGELNRVLGGGIVPGSLILLGGEPGIGKSTLLLQISLKLPYKTLYVSGEESQKQIKMRAERITPNGDNCYILTETKTQNIFKQIEAIEPEIVIIDSIQTLHTDYIESTPGSISQIRETTAELIKFAKETNIPVILIGHITKDGNIAGPKILEHMVDTVLQFEGDRNHVYRILRSHKNRFGSTAEIGIYEMLGNGLREVSNPSEILISHKDEELSGTAIATTLEGMRPLMIEIQSLVSTAVYGTPQRSTTGYNAKRLNMILAVLEKRAGFRLGAKDVFLNVTGGISVDDPAIDLAVVAAILSSNEDIPVNKDFCFAGEVGLSGEIRPVNRVDQRIQEAEKLGFSTIFVSKYNKIALKNSIIKIRLVAKIEDVASELFG, encoded by the coding sequence ATGGCTAAAGTAAAAACTACCTTTTTTTGCCAAAATTGTGGTGCCCAATATTCTAAATGGCAAGGACAATGCAATTCTTGTAAAGAATGGAACACCATAGCCGAAGAAATTATCCAAAAAGAAGAAAAAGTAGCTTGGAAAAGTGAATCAGGATCTACTTCTAAAGCTCCAAAACCTTTACGAATTAACGAAATTGACTCCACTCAAGAAATCCGAATGGATACGACTGACGGGGAACTCAATCGCGTTTTGGGTGGCGGAATTGTTCCAGGTTCTTTAATCCTTTTGGGTGGCGAACCTGGTATTGGAAAAAGTACACTTTTACTTCAAATTTCTTTAAAATTACCCTACAAAACTCTATATGTTTCGGGCGAAGAAAGCCAAAAACAAATAAAAATGCGTGCCGAAAGAATCACGCCAAATGGAGACAATTGCTACATTCTGACCGAAACCAAAACCCAGAATATCTTTAAACAAATTGAAGCCATTGAACCCGAAATCGTCATTATCGATTCCATTCAAACGCTTCATACGGATTATATCGAATCGACTCCAGGAAGTATTTCTCAAATTCGGGAAACCACTGCCGAACTAATCAAATTTGCCAAAGAAACCAATATTCCAGTTATTTTGATTGGTCATATTACCAAAGACGGAAACATTGCCGGCCCCAAAATTTTGGAACACATGGTCGATACGGTTTTACAATTTGAAGGCGATAGAAATCATGTGTATCGCATTTTGCGTTCGCATAAAAACCGTTTTGGTTCTACTGCCGAAATTGGAATTTATGAAATGCTGGGCAATGGTTTGCGAGAAGTTTCCAACCCTTCAGAAATATTGATTTCACACAAAGACGAGGAATTATCCGGAACCGCCATCGCAACAACCCTCGAAGGAATGCGCCCGCTGATGATAGAAATTCAATCTTTGGTTAGTACCGCAGTTTACGGAACACCGCAACGCAGCACCACGGGTTACAACGCCAAAAGACTCAACATGATTTTAGCCGTTTTAGAAAAAAGAGCAGGTTTCCGATTGGGAGCCAAAGACGTTTTCTTGAATGTAACTGGCGGCATTTCAGTAGATGATCCCGCTATTGATTTGGCTGTTGTCGCCGCCATTTTATCCTCTAACGAAGATATTCCGGTAAATAAAGATTTTTGTTTTGCTGGTGAAGTTGGACTTTCGGGGGAAATTCGTCCTGTAAACCGCGTGGATCAACGCATTCAAGAAGCTGAAAAACTGGGATTTTCGACTATTTTTGTTTCCAAATACAATAAAATCGCCTTGAAAAATAGCATCATAAAAATACGATTGGTGGCGAAAATTGAAGATGTGGCGAGTGAATTGTTCGGATAA
- a CDS encoding alpha/beta hydrolase, with protein sequence MKQLFLLLLFSATVFSQKTTETFVSTKLGESREITIGLPASYEQNKSKQYPILVLLDGDYLFDPFFGALNYGAYWDDLPETIIIGISQNKNDERTADSNYDDLNGVPSEKGAKFFEFIGAELLPYIEKKYRIAPFRMIAGHDTTAGFLNFYLYKDNPVFNGYISLSPELAPEMDVRIADMLSKIKKPVFYYQSTADGDMKEILEDAKKLDANIKSVTNTMLNYKYDHFNGANHYSSVLYSIPNALYQFFDCYKPISVAEFNSKIAILPNNFVKYLTDKYDGIEKTLGYKVPIRTSDFKAIEAAILKNKAYAELDELAQIAQKNYPKSMLADYELGLMFEKLGDTKRAAKSYQKASQLEEIGNLSKDMMLEKFDEMQSLTPKKK encoded by the coding sequence ATGAAACAACTATTCCTTTTATTGCTTTTTTCGGCAACTGTTTTTTCTCAAAAAACCACTGAAACCTTCGTTTCGACTAAATTAGGCGAAAGCAGAGAAATTACCATCGGATTACCAGCTTCTTACGAACAAAACAAAAGCAAACAATACCCAATCCTTGTTTTACTAGACGGAGATTATTTATTTGATCCTTTTTTTGGTGCTTTGAATTATGGTGCATATTGGGACGATTTGCCCGAAACCATCATCATTGGCATTAGCCAAAACAAAAATGACGAAAGAACCGCTGACAGTAATTATGACGATTTAAACGGTGTTCCTTCCGAAAAAGGAGCTAAATTTTTTGAATTTATCGGTGCAGAATTGCTTCCATATATCGAAAAAAAATACCGCATCGCTCCCTTCCGAATGATTGCGGGACACGACACTACCGCTGGTTTTTTGAACTTTTATCTCTACAAAGACAACCCTGTATTTAATGGCTACATTTCATTAAGTCCTGAATTGGCACCAGAAATGGATGTTCGAATTGCTGATATGCTTTCCAAAATTAAAAAACCTGTTTTTTATTATCAATCTACCGCCGATGGCGACATGAAAGAAATCTTGGAAGATGCCAAAAAACTGGATGCCAACATCAAATCGGTGACCAATACCATGCTCAATTACAAATACGATCATTTTAATGGAGCTAACCATTATTCATCAGTTCTATACTCGATTCCGAATGCGTTGTACCAATTTTTTGATTGTTACAAACCCATTTCGGTAGCAGAATTCAACTCAAAAATTGCCATTCTTCCCAATAACTTCGTTAAATATTTGACCGATAAATACGACGGAATTGAAAAAACATTAGGCTACAAAGTCCCAATAAGAACCTCTGATTTCAAAGCCATTGAAGCTGCCATTTTAAAAAACAAAGCGTATGCTGAATTAGACGAATTGGCTCAAATTGCTCAAAAAAATTATCCCAAATCAATGTTAGCTGACTATGAATTGGGCTTAATGTTCGAAAAACTGGGCGACACCAAAAGAGCTGCAAAATCGTATCAAAAAGCATCTCAATTAGAAGAAATTGGCAACTTGTCAAAAGATATGATGCTAGAAAAATTTGACGAAATGCAAAGTTTAACACCAAAAAAGAAATAA
- the dinB gene encoding DNA polymerase IV — protein sequence MLESIPNRKIIHIDMDAFYASVEQMDNPDLRGKPIAVGGAENRGVVSAASYEARKFGVRSAISGTLAKKFCPELIFVRPRFDRYKEISQKIHKIFHEYTDLVEPLSLDEAYLDVTTNKKGNPSASLLAQEIRLRILNEVGLTASAGISVNKFVAKIASDYNKPNGQKTVNPDEVIPFLEVLPIRKFYGVGKVTTEKMYQLGIFTGLELKSKSLEFLEKHFGKSGNFYYNVVRGIHNSPVKSDRITKSVAAEHTFDVNLSSEIFMLEQLEKIATSLERRLKKNNVAGKTVTLKIKYSDFTQQTRSKTLPYFISDKGLILESVKELLFQERMKDSVRLLGISLSNLNTEEKKTVVVQLKFAF from the coding sequence ATGCTTGAATCCATACCAAATAGAAAAATCATACACATCGATATGGATGCTTTTTATGCTTCGGTAGAGCAAATGGACAATCCCGATTTGCGCGGAAAACCCATTGCTGTTGGCGGAGCAGAAAATCGTGGAGTTGTATCAGCAGCAAGTTATGAAGCTCGAAAATTTGGAGTTCGAAGTGCTATAAGTGGCACTTTAGCCAAGAAATTTTGTCCTGAATTGATTTTTGTACGCCCTAGATTTGACCGCTACAAAGAAATATCCCAAAAAATTCACAAGATATTCCATGAATATACTGATTTGGTTGAACCCTTGTCATTAGACGAAGCTTATTTAGATGTTACGACCAACAAAAAAGGTAATCCGAGTGCCTCTCTATTGGCACAAGAAATAAGATTACGCATTTTGAATGAAGTAGGTCTTACGGCTTCCGCTGGAATTTCAGTCAATAAATTTGTGGCCAAAATTGCCAGTGATTACAACAAACCCAATGGTCAGAAAACAGTCAATCCCGATGAGGTGATTCCTTTTTTGGAAGTTTTGCCCATTCGCAAATTTTATGGAGTAGGGAAAGTTACTACCGAAAAAATGTACCAATTAGGAATCTTCACAGGATTGGAATTAAAATCCAAATCATTAGAATTTTTAGAAAAACATTTCGGAAAATCAGGCAATTTCTACTATAATGTGGTACGAGGCATTCATAACAGTCCTGTAAAATCAGATCGAATAACTAAATCTGTGGCGGCCGAACATACGTTTGATGTCAATCTATCTTCGGAGATTTTTATGCTGGAACAACTGGAAAAAATTGCCACATCATTGGAAAGAAGATTGAAAAAAAACAATGTTGCCGGAAAGACTGTTACACTCAAAATAAAATACAGCGACTTTACCCAGCAAACCCGAAGTAAAACTTTGCCTTATTTTATTTCAGACAAAGGATTGATTCTCGAAAGTGTGAAAGAACTTTTGTTTCAAGAACGAATGAAAGATTCTGTTCGGTTGCTAGGAATTTCTTTGAGTAATTTGAATACCGAAGAAAAAAAAACAGTTGTAGTGCAGTTGAAATTTGCTTTTTAA
- a CDS encoding DMP19 family protein, with translation MEFGRIIVSETAFNTENLQDVIHSNISVINLMREEKIDDEFIHEDALMSYYLDYYYSQYVAGNFAQFVHHSGWNSELNELIEEGLALIGAEKHLELFQQLSKKVKLMSSVKLNKFLNGKLEGVNPTRDLLINDTFFEIEENLITLNANFLKSHPDFEVLSVDEMFAALEEFVGHEIKRT, from the coding sequence ATGGAATTCGGTAGAATAATTGTTTCGGAAACAGCTTTTAATACTGAAAATCTTCAGGATGTGATTCACTCTAATATTTCGGTTATCAACTTGATGCGTGAGGAAAAAATCGACGACGAATTCATTCACGAAGATGCGTTGATGAGCTATTATTTGGACTATTATTACTCTCAATATGTAGCTGGAAACTTTGCTCAATTTGTACATCATTCGGGTTGGAATTCCGAATTGAACGAATTGATTGAAGAAGGTTTAGCCTTAATTGGTGCCGAAAAACACTTGGAATTATTTCAACAATTATCCAAAAAAGTAAAATTAATGAGTAGTGTTAAGCTCAATAAATTCTTGAACGGAAAACTAGAAGGCGTAAATCCAACTAGAGATTTACTCATCAACGATACTTTTTTTGAAATTGAAGAAAATCTAATCACTTTGAATGCTAATTTTTTGAAATCACATCCTGATTTTGAAGTTCTTTCCGTGGATGAAATGTTTGCCGCATTAGAAGAATTCGTTGGTCACGAAATTAAAAGAACCTAA
- a CDS encoding T9SS type A sorting domain-containing protein, with product MENLDRGIIAMRTGTNSVLVSWRIPGNEYSQNATYNLYRENVLIASNLNTSNYTDTNSANQTYRVAAVINGTEQALSVASGIKGQNFFTIPVRSINGVHTDYNINDASVGDLDGDGQYEIVVKRLANDENISSTNYHFLEAYKLDGTFMWAINLGPNVINTVEINFLVYDLDNDGKAEVITRTSDSFTDGVGNVIGDRNGDGQLSYRSTAVLNSSYYRIHGPDYISVFKGTTGEEIAWANYIARDPLSQWGTAGMNNSQLGHRATKCMMSVAYLDGINPSIIIGRGIYHRIKIEAWDFSANTLTKRWAWDSSPNGVASTYASQGNHNLSVGDVDGDGRDEITYGAMAIDEYGKGLYSTTFGHGDSSHLADINPDIPGLENFSCFETANGTTRPGLALRNAATGAVQWASWTSGDIGRCMTADIDPNYKGMEVWGSDGSGLRSCTGALISTTLPVTAGGGATYNFGVWWNGDVQRELLDRTVINKWNGTGTDRIATLYNLAPISDNNSTKSNPCLMADILGDWREEIIYRRSDNTGMVVFVTPFQTNQRMYTLMHDPNYRLAVAWQNMSYNQPPNLGFYFGGGMDTPPSPNIKLVNSQSSLNVVQNKPQELIKVYPNPSKDVFNIDLPTFIGDVESELYTINGVLIAKQKHVLNGNRFTIDLTTKPAGVYLLKTNLTGATTFKIIKN from the coding sequence ATGGAAAATCTAGATAGAGGCATAATTGCCATGCGAACAGGTACTAATTCTGTGCTTGTAAGTTGGAGGATTCCTGGTAATGAATACAGCCAAAATGCTACTTACAACCTTTATCGCGAAAATGTATTAATTGCTTCAAACTTAAATACCTCAAACTATACTGATACAAATAGTGCCAACCAAACTTATAGAGTTGCGGCAGTCATTAACGGTACAGAACAGGCACTTTCTGTTGCGTCAGGTATTAAAGGGCAAAATTTCTTCACAATTCCAGTAAGGTCAATTAATGGTGTTCATACCGATTATAATATAAATGATGCGTCTGTTGGTGATTTGGATGGTGACGGTCAATATGAAATTGTTGTTAAAAGACTCGCAAATGACGAAAATATTAGCTCCACAAATTATCATTTTTTAGAGGCGTATAAACTTGATGGTACATTTATGTGGGCTATTAATTTAGGCCCTAACGTGATAAATACGGTAGAAATTAATTTTTTAGTTTATGATCTTGATAACGATGGCAAAGCTGAAGTAATTACAAGGACATCAGATTCGTTTACGGATGGAGTAGGCAATGTAATTGGCGATAGAAATGGTGACGGCCAATTGAGTTACCGATCAACAGCAGTTTTAAATTCATCATATTATAGAATTCATGGCCCTGATTACATCTCTGTTTTCAAAGGAACCACAGGAGAAGAAATTGCATGGGCTAATTATATTGCCCGTGACCCACTCTCACAATGGGGGACTGCTGGCATGAATAATTCACAATTAGGGCATAGAGCAACAAAATGCATGATGTCTGTAGCTTATTTAGATGGCATAAATCCAAGTATAATAATAGGTAGAGGAATTTACCATCGAATAAAAATTGAAGCTTGGGATTTTAGTGCCAATACATTAACGAAGCGATGGGCTTGGGATAGTAGTCCAAACGGTGTAGCTTCGACCTATGCAAGTCAAGGAAATCATAATCTTTCTGTTGGCGATGTTGATGGCGATGGCAGAGACGAAATAACCTATGGCGCAATGGCAATAGACGAATACGGTAAAGGACTTTATTCCACTACTTTTGGACATGGCGATTCTTCTCATTTGGCAGATATCAATCCTGATATTCCAGGTTTAGAAAATTTTAGTTGCTTCGAAACGGCTAATGGCACAACAAGACCTGGTCTAGCGTTAAGAAATGCAGCAACAGGCGCGGTTCAATGGGCAAGTTGGACAAGCGGAGATATTGGAAGATGCATGACCGCCGATATAGACCCAAATTACAAAGGTATGGAAGTGTGGGGTTCTGATGGTTCAGGTCTTCGTAGCTGTACAGGAGCGCTTATATCAACCACATTGCCAGTTACTGCTGGTGGCGGAGCAACCTATAATTTTGGGGTTTGGTGGAACGGTGATGTACAACGTGAATTATTAGACCGAACTGTAATAAACAAATGGAATGGTACAGGAACTGACAGAATAGCTACACTTTACAATTTAGCACCAATTAGCGATAATAATTCAACAAAATCCAATCCTTGTTTGATGGCTGATATATTGGGTGATTGGCGTGAGGAGATTATTTACAGACGAAGTGACAATACGGGTATGGTTGTTTTTGTAACGCCCTTTCAAACAAATCAAAGAATGTACACATTGATGCATGATCCAAATTATAGGCTTGCAGTTGCATGGCAAAACATGTCCTACAATCAACCTCCAAATCTTGGTTTTTATTTTGGAGGAGGTATGGATACACCACCTTCACCAAATATTAAATTAGTTAATAGTCAATCCTCTTTGAACGTGGTTCAAAACAAACCACAAGAGTTGATAAAAGTATATCCAAACCCATCAAAAGACGTTTTCAACATAGATTTACCTACTTTTATTGGCGATGTTGAAAGCGAATTGTACACTATAAATGGAGTTTTAATTGCAAAACAGAAACACGTTTTAAATGGAAATAGATTTACTATAGATTTAACTACTAAGCCTGCTGGAGTGTATTTGTTAAAAACTAACCTAACCGGAGCAACTACTTTTAAAATTATAAAAAATTAA